Proteins from a single region of Shinella zoogloeoides:
- the tsaB gene encoding tRNA (adenosine(37)-N6)-threonylcarbamoyltransferase complex dimerization subunit type 1 TsaB has product MIVLAIDTAGTGCYAALYDSDRDIVLGAAGDDIGRGHAERLMEFVDAALDAAGTDIKAVGRIAVTVGPGSFTGIRVGVAAARGLALALGVPTVGVSSLAALAADHRTGAPLMVAMDAKRDEVYWQRFAADGAQASPPAIATVVEARAIAAGHDGALAGSAAHLLRDGEPPAADGVSIVTVARIGAHLDPKNHLPKPLYLRGPDAKPQAGFAIRRA; this is encoded by the coding sequence ATGATCGTCCTGGCGATCGATACGGCGGGCACCGGCTGCTACGCGGCGCTCTATGATTCCGATCGGGATATCGTTCTCGGCGCTGCCGGTGACGATATCGGCCGCGGCCATGCCGAGCGGCTGATGGAATTCGTCGATGCGGCGCTCGATGCCGCGGGCACGGATATCAAGGCCGTCGGCCGCATCGCCGTCACTGTCGGCCCCGGCTCCTTCACCGGCATCCGCGTCGGCGTCGCCGCCGCGCGCGGCCTTGCGCTTGCGCTTGGCGTGCCCACGGTCGGCGTTTCCAGCCTTGCCGCGCTCGCCGCCGATCACCGGACCGGCGCGCCGCTGATGGTCGCCATGGATGCCAAGCGCGACGAGGTCTACTGGCAGCGCTTCGCCGCCGATGGGGCGCAAGCTTCGCCCCCTGCCATCGCCACCGTCGTCGAGGCCCGCGCCATCGCCGCCGGCCATGACGGCGCGCTCGCAGGCTCCGCCGCCCATCTCCTGCGCGATGGAGAGCCGCCGGCAGCCGATGGCGTGTCCATCGTCACCGTCGCTCGCATCGGCGCGCACCTCGATCCCAAAAACCATCTGCCGAAGCCGCTTTACCTGCGCGGTCCCGATGCCAAGCCGCAGGCGGGTTTCGCGATCCGGAGGGCGTGA
- a CDS encoding lysophospholipid acyltransferase family protein: protein MITWLRIAIGLVVLLAVTLVLLPVQLVGLRFDLKIRRYIPRLWHRVACRVLGLKVRVHGRLETSRPLLIAANHASWKDIMVLGSIADVVYIAKSEVRGWPVFGILARLQATIFVEREQRQKTGDQVDEIAKRLTGGEIVVLFPEGTTSDGNQLLEIKTSLFGAAASAVPHAPEGVVHIQPVSIAYTGVHGMAMGRYHRPLAAWPGDIELLPHLLGIAREGAVDVDVDFGERVDYTRASNRKVVSRTVGARIRAMLGARLRGR from the coding sequence GTGATCACCTGGTTGCGCATCGCCATCGGCCTCGTCGTCCTCCTCGCGGTCACGCTCGTCCTGCTGCCGGTGCAGCTTGTCGGCCTGCGCTTCGACCTGAAAATTCGCCGCTATATCCCGCGTCTCTGGCACCGCGTCGCCTGCCGCGTGCTCGGCCTCAAGGTGCGCGTGCATGGCAGGCTGGAGACGAGCCGGCCCCTGCTGATCGCCGCCAACCATGCCTCCTGGAAGGATATCATGGTGCTCGGCTCCATTGCCGACGTCGTCTATATCGCAAAGTCAGAGGTGCGGGGCTGGCCAGTCTTCGGCATCCTTGCCCGTCTGCAGGCGACGATCTTCGTCGAGCGCGAGCAGCGCCAGAAAACCGGCGATCAGGTGGACGAGATCGCAAAGCGCCTGACGGGCGGCGAGATCGTCGTGCTCTTCCCGGAAGGCACCACTTCGGATGGCAACCAGCTCCTCGAGATCAAGACCTCGCTCTTCGGCGCGGCCGCCTCCGCCGTGCCGCATGCGCCCGAGGGCGTCGTCCACATCCAGCCCGTCTCCATCGCCTATACCGGCGTGCATGGCATGGCGATGGGCCGCTACCACCGGCCGCTCGCCGCCTGGCCCGGCGATATCGAACTCCTCCCCCATCTTCTCGGCATCGCGCGGGAAGGGGCGGTCGATGTCGATGTCGATTTCGGCGAGCGCGTCGATTACACCCGGGCGAGTAACCGCAAGGTGGTGAGCCGCACGGTGGGCGCGCGCATCCGCGCCATGCTCGGCGCGCGGCTGCGCGGTCGATAG
- the murJ gene encoding murein biosynthesis integral membrane protein MurJ, protein MSLVKKFATVGGATLGSRVLGFARETLMAAALGTGPMADAFYAAFRFPNLFRRLFAEGAFNAAFVPLFAKEIEAGGIEGAKRFSEEVFGVLFTVLMVLTVAMEFLMPLLVAWVIAPGFVGDPEKFDITVRLAAVMFPYLMCMSLTAMLSGMLNSLHHYFAAAVAPVFLNVVLIGALGYGLWQGASPLETAWYLSWGVLAAGILQMAVLYAGVRYAGMRIGFRRPRMTPNVKRLLWLAFPAAVTGGITQINQLIGQMIASTREGAISALQYADRVYQLPLGVVGIAVGVVLLPELARALKGGHEREAGNLQNRSLEFVLFLTLPAAGALWVISDEIVRVLYERGAFNPQTTSIVAGTLAIYGLGLPGFVMIKALNPGFFAREDTRTPMRITMLSVVVNCVLAVSLFPLFHERGIATAEAVSGWLTALMLFVTLVRRGHWPLEKALVWRVARLLVATLVMAAALEYASGYLADYLGSAAPIYTQILALGLLVALAMVVYFAVAFLIGGADLGMIRRNMKRKPKPAPSE, encoded by the coding sequence ATGAGTCTCGTCAAGAAATTCGCGACCGTGGGCGGCGCGACGCTCGGCAGCCGCGTGCTCGGCTTCGCGCGCGAAACGCTGATGGCCGCTGCCCTCGGCACCGGGCCGATGGCCGACGCCTTCTACGCCGCCTTCCGCTTCCCCAACCTCTTCCGCCGGCTCTTCGCCGAGGGCGCCTTCAACGCCGCCTTCGTGCCGCTCTTCGCCAAGGAGATCGAGGCCGGCGGCATCGAAGGGGCCAAGCGCTTTTCCGAAGAGGTCTTCGGCGTGCTCTTCACCGTGCTCATGGTGCTGACCGTCGCGATGGAGTTCCTGATGCCGCTCCTCGTCGCCTGGGTCATCGCGCCCGGCTTCGTGGGCGATCCGGAGAAGTTCGACATCACGGTGCGGCTTGCCGCCGTCATGTTCCCCTATCTCATGTGCATGTCGCTGACGGCGATGCTGTCGGGCATGCTGAACTCGCTGCACCACTATTTCGCCGCCGCCGTTGCCCCGGTCTTCCTCAACGTCGTGCTGATCGGCGCGCTCGGCTACGGTCTCTGGCAGGGCGCTTCCCCGCTGGAAACGGCCTGGTATCTCTCCTGGGGCGTGCTTGCCGCCGGCATCCTCCAGATGGCCGTGCTCTATGCCGGGGTGCGCTACGCCGGCATGCGGATCGGCTTCCGCCGCCCGCGCATGACGCCGAACGTGAAGCGCCTGCTCTGGCTCGCCTTCCCGGCGGCCGTCACGGGCGGCATCACCCAGATCAATCAGCTCATCGGCCAGATGATCGCCTCCACCCGGGAGGGCGCGATTTCGGCCCTGCAATATGCCGACCGCGTCTACCAGCTTCCGCTCGGCGTCGTCGGCATCGCCGTCGGCGTGGTTCTGCTGCCGGAACTGGCGCGGGCCCTCAAGGGCGGGCACGAGCGCGAGGCCGGCAACCTGCAGAACCGCTCCCTGGAATTCGTGCTGTTCCTGACGCTGCCGGCCGCCGGCGCGCTCTGGGTCATCTCCGACGAGATCGTGCGCGTGCTCTATGAGCGCGGCGCCTTCAACCCGCAAACGACCTCCATCGTGGCCGGGACGCTCGCCATCTACGGCCTCGGCCTGCCCGGTTTCGTGATGATCAAGGCGCTCAATCCCGGCTTCTTCGCCCGCGAGGATACGCGCACGCCGATGCGCATCACCATGCTGTCGGTGGTCGTCAACTGCGTGCTTGCGGTCTCGCTCTTCCCGCTCTTCCACGAGCGCGGCATTGCCACCGCAGAAGCCGTTTCCGGCTGGCTGACGGCGCTCATGCTCTTCGTCACGCTGGTGCGCCGGGGCCACTGGCCGCTGGAAAAGGCGCTCGTCTGGCGCGTCGCCAGGCTGCTCGTCGCCACGCTCGTCATGGCCGCCGCACTGGAATACGCCTCCGGCTACCTTGCCGACTATCTCGGCTCGGCCGCGCCCATCTACACGCAGATCCTCGCCCTCGGCCTGCTCGTGGCGCTGGCCATGGTCGTCTATTTCGCGGTCGCCTTCCTCATCGGCGGGGCGGATCTCGGCATGATCCGCCGCAACATGAAGCGCAAGCCGAAGCCCGCCCCGTCGGAATGA
- the trpS gene encoding tryptophan--tRNA ligase — MSAFKPLVFSGVQPTGNLHLGNYLGAIRKFVALQEDNDCIYCVVDLHALTAQLVHEDMRNQIRSIAAAFIASGIDPKKHIVFNQSAVPQHSELAWIFNCVARIGWMERMTQFKDKTGGKNAEQVSLGLLAYPSLMAADILVYRATHVPVGDDQKQHLELTRDIAQKFNIDFGGHIRKAGTGVDIVVGEEPVHAYFPMVEPLIGGPAPRVMSLRDGTKKMSKSDASDLSRINLLDDADTISKKIRKAKTDPDALPSEVEGLKGRPEAENLVGIYAALSDKSKADILAEFGGQQFSVFKPALVDLAVNVLSPITDEMRRLMDDTSHIDAILRDGGERARARAEKTMKEVRDIIGFVQ, encoded by the coding sequence ATGAGCGCATTCAAGCCTCTCGTCTTCTCCGGCGTCCAGCCGACCGGCAATCTCCACCTCGGCAACTATCTCGGCGCGATCCGCAAGTTCGTCGCCCTGCAGGAAGACAACGACTGCATCTATTGCGTCGTCGACCTGCACGCGCTCACCGCGCAGCTCGTGCATGAGGACATGCGGAACCAGATCCGCTCCATCGCCGCCGCCTTCATCGCCTCCGGCATCGACCCGAAGAAGCACATCGTCTTCAACCAGTCCGCCGTGCCGCAGCATTCCGAGCTTGCCTGGATCTTCAATTGCGTGGCGCGCATCGGCTGGATGGAGCGCATGACGCAGTTCAAGGACAAGACGGGCGGCAAGAATGCCGAGCAGGTCTCGCTCGGCCTGCTCGCCTATCCGAGCCTGATGGCCGCCGACATCCTCGTCTACCGCGCGACCCATGTTCCGGTCGGCGACGACCAGAAGCAGCATCTCGAGCTGACCCGCGACATCGCGCAGAAGTTCAACATCGATTTCGGCGGCCATATCCGCAAGGCCGGCACGGGCGTCGATATCGTCGTCGGCGAAGAGCCGGTGCATGCCTATTTCCCGATGGTCGAGCCCCTGATCGGCGGCCCTGCGCCCCGCGTCATGAGCCTGCGCGACGGCACGAAGAAGATGTCGAAGTCGGATGCCTCGGACCTCTCGCGCATCAACCTGCTGGACGACGCCGACACCATCTCCAAGAAGATCCGCAAGGCCAAGACCGACCCGGACGCCTTGCCGAGCGAGGTCGAGGGCCTGAAGGGCCGTCCCGAGGCGGAAAACCTCGTCGGCATCTATGCCGCGCTCTCTGACAAGTCCAAGGCCGATATCCTTGCCGAGTTCGGCGGCCAGCAGTTCTCGGTCTTCAAGCCGGCGCTGGTCGATCTCGCCGTCAACGTCCTCTCGCCGATCACCGACGAGATGCGCCGCCTGATGGACGACACGAGCCATATCGACGCGATCCTTCGGGACGGCGGCGAAAGGGCGCGGGCGCGGGCCGAAAAAACCATGAAGGAAGTTCGCGACATCATCGGCTTTGTGCAGTAA
- a CDS encoding [protein-PII] uridylyltransferase, with translation MEKKLLAPAESGLLDVPALRARCEFIASTNADFRDRMRRELLAEFKKVNTAGRARARELLFEDGSGLQCAARISWLQDQLIAVLHDFALNHVFSAGQAPPDTRITVTAVGGYGRGTLAPGSDIDLLFLLPARPAAWSEPAIEFMLYILWDLGFKVGHATRNLEECIQLSKGDMTIRTAILEARYICGSVALFEEMAVRFDREIMRGTGPEFIAAKLAERDERHRKAGDTRYLVEPNVKEGKGGLRDLHTLFWIAKYFYHIKDPAELVKLGVLSRQEYKLFRKADDFLWAVRCHMHFLTGKAEERLSFDIQREIAECLGYQPHPGLSAVERFMKHYFLVAKDVGDLTRIFCATLEDQQAKEAPGITAAISRFTRRTRKIAGTLEFLEDRGRITIADPDVFKRDPVNLIRLFHIADINALEFHPDALKQVTRSLALINSTLRENEEANRLFLSILTSPRDPALILRRMNEAGVLGRFIPDFGKIVAMMQFNMYHHYTVDEHLIRSVGVLANIDQGREKEAHPLSYQVMPSIEDRIPLYVAVLLHDIAKGRPEDHSVAGAKVARKLCPRFGLSPKQTELVVWLIEEHLTMSMVAQTRDLNDRKTIVDFADKVQSMERLKMLLVLTVCDIRAVGPGVWNGWKGQLLRTLYYETELLISGGFSELSRKERAQAAREMLSQTLPDDWSQKDRKTYAHLHYEPYLLTVSLEDQVRHSAFIRETDRAKQTLATMVRTHSFHAITEITVLSPDHPRLLTVIAGACAAAGANIVDAQIFTTSDGRALDTILVNREFPNDADEMRRAGTIGRMIEDVLSGRKRLPEVIATRAKSRKRTRTFTVSPTVTISNALSNKFTVIEIECLDRPGLLSEVTAVLSDLSLDIASAHITTFGEKVIDTFYVTDLVGQKVTNENRQANIVARLKAVMADEADELRDRMPPGMIAPVPAVAKRIRAEQ, from the coding sequence ATGGAAAAGAAGCTTCTGGCGCCGGCCGAGTCCGGCCTGCTCGACGTTCCGGCGTTGCGCGCCCGCTGCGAATTCATCGCCAGCACCAATGCCGATTTCCGCGACCGCATGCGCCGCGAGCTTCTGGCCGAGTTCAAGAAGGTCAATACGGCCGGCCGCGCCCGCGCCCGTGAACTGCTTTTCGAAGATGGCAGCGGCCTGCAATGCGCCGCCCGCATCTCCTGGCTTCAGGACCAGCTCATCGCCGTCCTGCACGATTTTGCCCTCAACCACGTCTTCAGCGCGGGACAGGCCCCGCCCGATACGCGCATCACGGTCACGGCCGTCGGCGGCTATGGACGTGGCACGCTGGCCCCCGGCTCGGATATCGACCTGCTCTTCCTGCTGCCGGCAAGGCCGGCCGCCTGGAGCGAGCCGGCCATCGAGTTCATGCTCTATATCCTGTGGGACCTCGGCTTCAAGGTCGGCCACGCCACGCGCAATCTGGAAGAATGCATCCAGCTCTCCAAGGGCGACATGACCATCCGCACGGCAATCCTCGAGGCGCGCTATATCTGCGGCTCGGTGGCGCTGTTCGAGGAGATGGCGGTGCGCTTCGACCGCGAGATCATGCGCGGCACAGGCCCGGAATTCATCGCCGCGAAGCTCGCCGAGCGCGACGAGCGCCACCGCAAGGCCGGCGACACGCGCTATCTCGTCGAGCCGAACGTCAAGGAAGGCAAGGGCGGGCTTCGCGACCTGCACACGCTGTTCTGGATCGCCAAGTATTTCTATCATATCAAGGACCCCGCCGAACTGGTGAAGCTCGGCGTGCTCTCCCGGCAGGAATACAAGCTCTTCCGCAAGGCGGACGATTTCCTCTGGGCGGTGCGCTGCCACATGCATTTCCTGACGGGTAAGGCGGAGGAGCGGCTTTCCTTCGATATCCAGCGCGAGATCGCCGAATGCCTCGGCTACCAGCCGCATCCGGGCCTGTCCGCCGTCGAGCGCTTCATGAAGCACTATTTCCTCGTGGCCAAGGACGTCGGTGACCTGACGCGCATCTTCTGCGCCACGCTGGAGGACCAGCAGGCCAAGGAAGCGCCCGGCATCACCGCCGCCATCAGCCGCTTCACGCGGCGCACGCGGAAAATCGCCGGCACGCTGGAATTCCTGGAGGATCGCGGCCGTATCACCATCGCCGACCCCGATGTGTTCAAGCGCGACCCGGTCAACCTCATCCGCCTCTTCCATATCGCCGATATCAATGCCCTGGAGTTCCACCCGGACGCGTTGAAGCAGGTGACGCGCTCGCTGGCGCTCATCAATAGCACGCTGCGCGAGAACGAGGAGGCGAACCGCCTCTTCCTCTCCATCCTCACCTCGCCGCGCGACCCGGCGCTGATCCTCCGCCGCATGAACGAGGCCGGTGTGCTCGGCCGCTTCATTCCGGATTTCGGCAAGATCGTCGCGATGATGCAGTTCAACATGTATCATCACTATACGGTCGACGAACACCTGATCCGCTCCGTCGGGGTGCTGGCGAATATCGACCAGGGCCGCGAGAAGGAGGCCCATCCCCTCAGCTATCAGGTGATGCCGAGCATCGAGGACCGCATCCCGCTCTATGTCGCGGTGCTGCTGCACGATATCGCCAAGGGCCGCCCGGAGGATCATTCCGTGGCGGGCGCGAAGGTCGCGCGAAAACTCTGCCCGCGCTTCGGCCTCTCGCCCAAGCAGACGGAACTGGTCGTCTGGCTGATCGAGGAACACCTGACCATGTCCATGGTCGCCCAGACCCGCGACCTCAACGACCGCAAGACCATCGTCGACTTCGCCGACAAGGTGCAGTCGATGGAGCGCCTGAAGATGCTGTTGGTGCTGACGGTCTGCGATATCCGCGCGGTTGGTCCCGGCGTGTGGAACGGCTGGAAGGGCCAGCTTCTGCGCACGCTCTACTACGAAACGGAACTCCTCATCTCCGGCGGCTTTTCCGAATTGTCGCGCAAGGAACGGGCGCAGGCCGCCCGCGAAATGCTGTCCCAGACATTGCCGGACGACTGGAGCCAGAAGGATCGCAAGACCTATGCGCACCTTCACTACGAACCCTATCTCCTCACCGTGTCGCTGGAGGATCAGGTCCGTCACTCAGCCTTCATCCGCGAGACGGACCGGGCGAAGCAGACGCTCGCCACCATGGTGCGCACCCATTCCTTCCATGCCATCACGGAAATCACGGTGCTTTCGCCCGACCATCCGCGCCTCCTGACGGTCATTGCCGGGGCCTGCGCGGCGGCCGGCGCGAACATCGTCGACGCGCAGATCTTCACGACCTCGGACGGGCGCGCGCTCGACACGATCCTCGTCAACCGCGAATTCCCCAACGATGCGGACGAGATGCGCCGCGCCGGCACCATCGGCCGGATGATCGAGGACGTGCTGTCCGGCCGCAAGCGCCTGCCGGAAGTGATCGCGACGCGGGCCAAGAGCCGCAAACGCACGCGCACCTTCACGGTCTCGCCGACCGTCACCATCTCCAACGCGCTGTCGAACAAGTTCACCGTCATCGAGATCGAGTGCCTCGACCGTCCCGGCCTTCTGTCCGAGGTGACGGCCGTGCTCTCCGACCTTTCGCTCGACATCGCCTCGGCGCATATCACCACCTTCGGCGAGAAGGTCATCGATACCTTCTACGTCACCGACCTCGTCGGCCAGAAGGTCACCAACGAAAACAGGCAGGCCAATATCGTCGCGCGGCTGAAGGCCGTCATGGCCGACGAGGCGGATGAACTGCGCGACCGCATGCCGCCCGGCATGATCGCGCCCGTTCCCGCCGTGGCGAAAAGGATCAGGGCAGAACAATGA
- a CDS encoding GNAT family N-acetyltransferase translates to MSLADYFTRKPVFDIFPLETDDAGIAATLHGARFPQPWNDGEFHSLLTQEPVFGFLAVKQGALGRTAGGFVLARATAGEAEILTIGVDERFGRAGLGWRLMLAALHEAKMRGAEDIFLEVDEGNVAARGLYGKLGFSKVGERKAYYAAADGTRSTALVMRRDLR, encoded by the coding sequence ATGTCGCTCGCCGACTATTTCACCCGCAAGCCCGTCTTCGACATCTTCCCGCTGGAAACGGACGACGCCGGCATCGCCGCGACCTTGCACGGGGCGCGATTCCCCCAGCCGTGGAACGACGGCGAGTTCCATTCTCTCCTCACGCAGGAGCCGGTCTTCGGCTTTCTTGCGGTGAAGCAGGGCGCGCTCGGTCGCACGGCCGGCGGCTTCGTTCTGGCGCGCGCCACGGCGGGCGAGGCGGAAATCCTGACCATCGGCGTCGACGAGCGATTCGGTCGCGCCGGCCTCGGCTGGCGTCTGATGCTGGCGGCGCTGCATGAAGCCAAGATGCGCGGCGCGGAGGATATCTTTCTCGAGGTGGACGAGGGCAATGTCGCGGCCCGCGGTCTCTATGGCAAGCTCGGCTTTTCCAAGGTCGGCGAGCGCAAGGCCTATTACGCCGCCGCCGATGGCACCCGGTCCACGGCGCTTGTCATGCGGCGCGATCTTCGCTAG
- a CDS encoding YcbK family protein has protein sequence MQKNGSILLACVVALTSLFATETTAGRKHASRAEKGLEAKIYTIQTPRVRHRCFPGKLRGVLTHIARVVGRRPLVTSGHRSNGRRGSYHRKCLAADIRVPGVSVKRIIAAASTAPAIGGIGTYCNGIVHVDVGPKRRWHYCGGSGFARLTKRARFAAR, from the coding sequence GTGCAGAAAAACGGTTCCATCCTGCTTGCCTGCGTCGTCGCGCTGACATCGCTCTTCGCGACCGAGACCACGGCAGGCCGTAAACATGCTTCCAGAGCCGAGAAGGGCCTGGAGGCGAAAATCTACACGATCCAGACGCCGCGCGTGCGGCACCGATGCTTTCCCGGCAAGCTGCGCGGGGTTCTCACCCATATCGCCCGGGTCGTCGGCCGCCGGCCGCTCGTCACCTCCGGCCATCGCTCGAACGGGCGGCGCGGCTCCTATCACCGCAAATGCCTCGCCGCCGATATCCGCGTTCCCGGCGTTTCCGTGAAGCGGATCATCGCGGCGGCGAGCACCGCCCCGGCCATCGGCGGCATCGGCACCTATTGCAACGGCATCGTGCATGTCGATGTCGGGCCGAAGCGGCGCTGGCACTATTGCGGCGGCAGCGGGTTCGCGCGGCTGACGAAGCGCGCGCGGTTCGCAGCGCGCTGA
- a CDS encoding universal stress protein, translating into MVSRRLSRLEGHRRKFLAVIDDTPECQRAVHYAGMRAKNSSGAVVLLYVIANADFQQWLGVEEIMRAEAREEAEAVLAKAAQALREAIGIEPETVIREGVASEQINSLIDEDRDIAILVLAAGSAKEGPGPLVSSLASRGQAFPIPVTVIPDQLSDEELDALS; encoded by the coding sequence ATGGTTTCTCGCCGACTTTCCCGCCTTGAGGGTCACCGCCGCAAGTTCCTGGCGGTCATCGACGATACGCCGGAATGCCAGCGTGCCGTCCACTATGCGGGAATGCGCGCGAAGAACTCCAGCGGCGCCGTCGTCCTGCTCTATGTGATCGCCAATGCCGATTTCCAGCAATGGCTCGGCGTCGAGGAGATCATGCGGGCGGAAGCGCGCGAGGAGGCGGAAGCCGTGCTCGCCAAGGCGGCGCAGGCGCTGCGCGAGGCGATCGGCATCGAGCCGGAAACGGTGATCCGCGAGGGCGTCGCCAGCGAGCAGATCAACAGCCTCATCGACGAGGACCGCGATATCGCGATCCTCGTTCTGGCCGCCGGCTCCGCCAAGGAAGGGCCGGGGCCGCTGGTGTCCTCGCTCGCCAGCCGCGGGCAGGCGTTCCCCATTCCGGTGACGGTCATCCCGGACCAGCTCAGCGACGAGGAACTGGACGCATTGAGCTGA
- a CDS encoding NifU family protein has product MFIQTEATPNPSTLKFLPGKVVLETGTAEFRDETEARAASPLAARLFGIPGVKGVFLGYDFITVTKDDADWQHMKPAILGNIMEHFMSGLPVLAGGALGGSDEDEGEFFNEGDETIVATIKELLDTRVRPAVAQDGGDITFKGFRDGVVYLNMKGACSGCPSSTATLKHGVQNLLRHFVPEVQEVEAVA; this is encoded by the coding sequence ATGTTCATCCAGACCGAAGCGACGCCGAACCCGTCGACCCTGAAGTTCCTGCCGGGCAAGGTGGTGCTGGAGACCGGCACGGCCGAGTTCCGCGACGAGACGGAAGCGCGCGCCGCATCCCCGCTCGCCGCCCGCCTCTTCGGCATTCCCGGCGTCAAGGGCGTGTTCCTCGGCTACGATTTCATCACCGTCACCAAGGACGATGCCGACTGGCAGCATATGAAGCCGGCCATCCTCGGCAACATCATGGAACACTTTATGTCCGGCCTGCCGGTGCTTGCCGGCGGCGCGCTCGGCGGCAGCGACGAAGACGAGGGCGAGTTCTTCAACGAGGGCGACGAGACCATCGTCGCCACGATCAAGGAACTGCTCGATACGCGCGTTCGCCCGGCCGTGGCGCAGGACGGCGGCGACATCACCTTCAAGGGTTTCCGCGACGGCGTCGTCTATCTCAACATGAAGGGTGCCTGCTCGGGCTGCCCGTCCTCGACGGCGACGCTCAAGCACGGCGTCCAGAACCTTCTCCGCCATTTCGTACCGGAAGTGCAGGAAGTTGAAGCCGTCGCATAA
- a CDS encoding Fur family transcriptional regulator, protein MADAEKSLEELCVERGMRMTEQRRVIARVLEASADHPDVEELYRRSSAVDARISISTVYRTVKLFEDAGIIERHDFRDGRSRYETVPDEHHDHLIDLKNGQVIEFHSPEIEALQERIAREHGFKLVDHRLELYGIPLKDGE, encoded by the coding sequence ATGGCGGACGCGGAAAAATCGCTGGAAGAGCTTTGTGTCGAGCGCGGCATGCGCATGACCGAGCAGCGCCGCGTCATCGCGCGCGTGCTCGAGGCTTCCGCCGATCACCCGGACGTGGAAGAACTCTACCGCCGCTCCTCTGCCGTCGACGCGCGCATCTCCATCTCCACCGTCTACCGCACGGTAAAACTCTTCGAGGATGCCGGCATCATCGAGCGTCACGATTTTCGCGATGGCCGCTCGCGCTACGAGACCGTGCCGGACGAGCATCACGACCACCTGATCGACCTCAAGAACGGCCAGGTCATCGAATTCCATTCGCCGGAGATCGAGGCCCTGCAGGAACGCATCGCCCGCGAGCACGGCTTCAAGCTGGTCGATCACCGTCTGGAACTCTACGGGATTCCCCTCAAGGACGGCGAGTGA